One Bacillus sp. 1780r2a1 DNA segment encodes these proteins:
- a CDS encoding DUF4395 domain-containing protein, translating to MGIPKPLVQFNQAFIVVCVILSFFTTTWILLAPFIVGMITLLTKQNPIMKIGKQFLKQEVSSYPLEERDQQLFNQWIATICLGLSLLFFITNLPVISAAFSIMVLIAAGVALMGYCIGCTIRYRYIMWKYKRKKQKQAA from the coding sequence ATGGGGATTCCAAAACCACTTGTTCAATTCAATCAAGCTTTTATTGTCGTATGCGTAATATTATCATTTTTCACAACAACATGGATACTGCTTGCTCCATTTATTGTAGGAATGATTACTCTTTTAACAAAACAAAATCCCATTATGAAGATAGGAAAACAATTTCTTAAACAAGAAGTTTCATCCTATCCGTTAGAAGAGCGTGATCAGCAGCTTTTCAACCAATGGATTGCGACAATCTGTTTAGGATTATCACTGTTGTTTTTTATCACAAATCTACCGGTTATATCAGCAGCTTTTAGTATTATGGTGCTTATTGCAGCAGGAGTAGCTTTAATGGGATACTGCATCGGCTGTACGATACGCTATCGGTATATAATGTGGAAGTACAAGAGAAAGAAGCAAAAGCAAGCTGCATAA
- a CDS encoding GNAT family N-acetyltransferase, translated as MNIRKAKKQEAGIISELLYSMLGQIARDHTASSTDDEALRVLQTYVASDCSRYSYKNITVAELNEVIAGVMICYEGEHIEAFDQPMISYVREKTGNSTWLPDRETEAGDFYLDSIVVSESYQGKGIGSMLLQSAFQEAESRQLPLTLNVEFENEGARALYEKMDFHVTGTRYISGKPFYYMKRNA; from the coding sequence ATGAACATCAGAAAAGCAAAAAAACAAGAAGCGGGCATTATAAGTGAACTTTTATATAGCATGCTTGGTCAAATTGCCAGAGACCATACTGCTAGTTCAACGGATGACGAAGCTCTTCGCGTGTTACAAACATATGTAGCGTCAGACTGCAGCCGATATAGCTATAAAAATATTACCGTTGCTGAGCTTAACGAGGTAATCGCGGGAGTAATGATTTGCTATGAGGGTGAACATATTGAAGCTTTCGATCAGCCGATGATTTCGTACGTTCGTGAAAAAACAGGAAACAGCACATGGCTTCCAGATAGGGAAACAGAAGCAGGAGACTTTTATCTTGATTCAATTGTTGTAAGTGAAAGTTATCAAGGTAAAGGCATTGGATCTATGCTGCTGCAGAGTGCTTTTCAAGAAGCAGAAAGTAGACAGCTTCCATTAACCCTAAATGTTGAATTTGAGAATGAAGGAGCTCGTGCCCTTTATGAAAAAATGGATTTTCACGTGACGGGTACACGCTATATTAGTGGAAAACCATTTTATTATATGAAGCGAAACGCATAG
- a CDS encoding DCC1-like thiol-disulfide oxidoreductase family protein, whose amino-acid sequence MCNQTILFIMNHDPKVTFYFASLQSSFAEKMRTNHRIPQEYKSIVLLQSELIYTKSTAILRIVKELTGPIKYAYAFILVPRRLRDKVYDYVAKRRYKLMKNKACRLPTAEEKNRFLTEKEVKEWTNERF is encoded by the coding sequence ATGTGTAATCAAACTATTTTATTTATAATGAACCATGACCCAAAAGTTACGTTTTATTTTGCTTCTCTGCAATCATCTTTTGCTGAAAAGATGCGAACTAATCACAGAATTCCTCAAGAGTACAAGTCAATTGTCTTACTTCAAAGCGAGTTAATCTATACAAAGTCAACGGCAATATTACGTATTGTGAAAGAGCTGACAGGACCAATTAAATATGCATATGCCTTTATTCTTGTGCCTAGACGCCTTCGAGATAAAGTGTATGATTACGTAGCTAAACGCAGGTACAAACTGATGAAAAACAAAGCTTGCCGGCTGCCTACTGCAGAAGAAAAAAACCGATTTTTAACAGAAAAAGAGGTAAAGGAGTGGACAAATGAAAGATTCTAA
- a CDS encoding cation diffusion facilitator family transporter: protein MKRSSSNIAFLSVASNSFVVLMKVIVGILTGSVAVLSEAIHSALDLLASFIAFVSVKVSGKPADDDHPYGHGKIENISGTIETLLIYVAGIWIIYECVHKLISPEPIKLPLLAIGVMLLGALINFVVSRIVNKEATRINSVAMKSNAFHLLTDVYTSLGVGLSLILVALTDWTFLDPIIGIALALYIMIEATKLMKEAFPPLLDARLNKNEEEEVLAAIRTFQSEYIEIQSFKTRRAGAHEHIDFHLIVSPEDSIKSIHHLCDRIENKILEKFPNAHIMIHPEPDGLQNR from the coding sequence ATGAAGCGCTCATCTTCAAACATTGCTTTTTTATCTGTCGCTAGCAATTCCTTTGTTGTGCTTATGAAAGTAATTGTTGGCATCCTTACGGGGTCAGTAGCTGTGTTGTCCGAAGCTATTCATTCAGCTCTAGATTTATTAGCTTCTTTTATCGCTTTTGTTTCTGTTAAAGTATCTGGTAAGCCAGCAGATGACGACCATCCTTACGGTCATGGGAAAATCGAAAATATCTCAGGAACAATTGAGACGTTGCTTATTTATGTAGCAGGTATTTGGATTATCTATGAATGTGTACATAAACTAATTTCACCTGAACCCATCAAACTTCCGCTTCTAGCGATTGGTGTTATGCTTTTAGGTGCTCTTATTAATTTTGTAGTTTCTAGAATTGTTAATAAGGAAGCAACTCGCATTAACTCCGTTGCAATGAAGTCAAATGCCTTTCATCTTCTTACAGATGTGTATACATCGCTTGGTGTAGGACTTAGCTTAATCTTAGTTGCCTTAACGGATTGGACGTTTCTAGACCCTATTATTGGGATTGCTTTAGCGCTTTATATTATGATTGAAGCAACGAAGTTAATGAAAGAAGCATTCCCGCCACTGCTTGACGCTCGTTTAAACAAAAACGAAGAAGAGGAGGTTTTAGCGGCCATTCGTACTTTTCAAAGTGAATATATTGAAATTCAGTCTTTTAAAACAAGAAGAGCTGGTGCCCATGAACATATTGATTTTCACCTTATCGTATCGCCTGAAGATAGCATCAAAAGCATTCACCACTTATGTGATCGCATTGAAAATAAAATTCTGGAAAAGTTTCCGAACGCTCACATTATGATTCACCCAGAGCCGGACGGTTTACAAAATCGTTAA
- a CDS encoding cupin domain-containing protein yields the protein MEDINIGKKIEKSRKEKGMTSRELAKLAAITPSMLSQIERGIANPSIQTLKVLAMVLGVPTFSFLLEDTNTKDLVVRSKERKKMCIDNLSYELLSPGFTGTLATAIMIVPPQQKSSEKLLDHKGEEVAFVLQGKIMLYLEGERYVLEEGDSVKIPPYMKHKWENDFNEDAKILFSVTPSIF from the coding sequence GTGGAAGATATCAATATAGGTAAAAAAATTGAAAAAAGTAGAAAAGAAAAAGGTATGACAAGTCGTGAATTAGCCAAATTAGCAGCTATTACACCGTCCATGTTAAGTCAAATTGAACGTGGTATCGCTAATCCATCCATTCAAACGTTGAAGGTTCTGGCAATGGTTTTAGGAGTGCCTACATTCAGTTTTTTATTAGAAGATACAAATACAAAAGATCTAGTTGTTAGGTCAAAAGAGCGGAAAAAAATGTGTATTGACAACTTATCATATGAGCTGCTTTCTCCAGGGTTTACAGGAACTCTAGCTACCGCTATTATGATCGTGCCACCGCAGCAAAAATCGTCAGAAAAATTGTTAGATCATAAAGGGGAAGAAGTTGCATTCGTGTTGCAGGGGAAAATCATGCTATACCTGGAAGGAGAACGTTATGTTCTTGAAGAAGGAGACAGTGTTAAAATCCCTCCTTACATGAAGCATAAATGGGAAAACGACTTTAATGAAGACGCAAAGATCTTATTTTCTGTGACTCCCTCGATTTTTTAA
- a CDS encoding LysE family translocator gives MNDLLTFLLLSSFVVMSPGVDTALITKRTVSEGRTSGYRMAMGITAGSLVHTFAAAFGLSAILMQSALAFEIVKYVGAIYLIYLGVSSFMTRKKQEKEENLKDQIKPGQSAFKQGLLSNVLNPKVAMFFLTFLPQFVTPGSSSIQQLLMMGVIYTFLSISWFFVYVFFINYLRSWLLSAKVQRAMDRATGLVLIGFGVKLAFSKQN, from the coding sequence TTGAATGACTTATTAACGTTTTTATTACTATCTTCTTTTGTTGTCATGAGTCCTGGTGTTGATACTGCGCTTATTACAAAACGTACCGTTAGTGAAGGGCGCACCTCTGGTTATCGAATGGCCATGGGTATTACTGCCGGTTCATTAGTCCATACGTTCGCCGCAGCGTTTGGCCTTTCAGCCATTCTCATGCAGTCTGCTTTAGCATTTGAAATTGTAAAATACGTGGGAGCTATTTATTTGATTTATCTCGGCGTTTCTTCATTTATGACAAGAAAAAAACAAGAAAAAGAAGAGAATTTAAAAGACCAAATAAAACCTGGTCAGTCTGCATTTAAGCAGGGATTGTTATCAAACGTATTAAACCCAAAAGTAGCGATGTTTTTTCTGACGTTTTTACCTCAATTCGTCACGCCAGGTTCAAGCTCTATTCAGCAATTACTAATGATGGGTGTTATATATACGTTTCTATCTATTTCTTGGTTTTTTGTTTATGTCTTTTTCATTAACTATTTGCGAAGCTGGCTGTTATCGGCCAAGGTTCAGCGCGCAATGGATAGGGCAACTGGCTTAGTACTGATTGGCTTTGGAGTTAAGCTTGCGTTTTCAAAACAAAATTAA